One stretch of Priestia megaterium DNA includes these proteins:
- the gyrB gene encoding DNA topoisomerase (ATP-hydrolyzing) subunit B, with protein sequence MEQKEVQAYEADQIQVLEGLEAVRKRPGMYIGSTSAKGLHHLVWEIVDNSIDEALAGYCDEINVIIEKDNSITVKDNGRGIPVGIQEKMGRPAVEVILTVLHAGGKFGGGGYKVSGGLHGVGASVVNALSTSLEVHVHRDGKVHYQKYERGVPAADLKVVGETDKTGTVIQFHPDGEIFTETLEYDFDTLANRLRELAFLNRGIKITIEDKREEDKRREYHYEGGIKSYVEHLNRSKEVIHEEPIYIEGNRDNISVEIAIQYNDSYTSNLYSFANNIHTYEGGTHEAGFKTALTRVINDYARKNSVFKDSDANLTGEDVREGITAIISIKHPDPQFEGQTKTKLGNSEARTITDSVFAEHLETYLLENPIVAKKVIEKGLMAARARMAAKKARELTRRKSALEISNLPGKLADCSSKDPSISELYVVEGDSAGGSAKQGRSRHFQAILPLRGKIINVEKARLDKILSNNEIRTIITALGTGIGDDFDISKARYHKIVIMTDADVDGAHIRTLLLTFFYRYMRQIIEHGYVYIAQPPLYKVSQGKKVEYAYNDRQLEEVLASFPEGVKPNLQRYKGLGEMNPEQLWETTMDPEFRTLLQVNLQDAIEADETFEILMGDKVEPRRNFIEENAQYVKNLDI encoded by the coding sequence ATGGAACAAAAAGAAGTACAAGCATATGAAGCTGATCAGATACAAGTATTAGAAGGATTAGAAGCTGTTCGTAAACGTCCGGGGATGTATATTGGATCGACGAGCGCAAAGGGTTTACATCATCTTGTATGGGAAATTGTAGATAATAGTATTGATGAAGCGCTGGCCGGCTATTGCGATGAAATTAATGTTATTATCGAAAAGGATAATAGTATTACAGTCAAAGATAACGGTCGTGGAATTCCGGTTGGTATTCAAGAAAAAATGGGCAGACCTGCCGTTGAAGTTATCTTAACGGTTCTTCATGCCGGAGGTAAATTTGGCGGCGGCGGCTATAAAGTATCTGGTGGATTACACGGTGTAGGTGCCTCAGTTGTTAACGCACTTTCTACCTCTTTGGAAGTGCACGTACATCGTGACGGTAAAGTTCATTATCAAAAATATGAACGAGGTGTACCGGCTGCTGACTTGAAAGTAGTTGGAGAAACAGATAAAACAGGTACTGTTATTCAATTCCATCCAGACGGTGAAATTTTTACAGAAACGCTTGAATACGATTTTGATACGTTAGCTAATCGTCTGCGTGAGTTAGCTTTCTTAAATCGCGGCATTAAAATTACGATTGAAGACAAACGTGAAGAAGATAAAAGACGTGAATATCACTATGAAGGCGGAATTAAGTCTTACGTTGAACACTTAAATCGTTCGAAAGAAGTGATTCACGAAGAGCCGATCTATATTGAAGGTAATCGAGACAACATTTCTGTAGAAATTGCTATTCAATATAACGATAGCTATACAAGTAATTTATATTCTTTTGCAAACAACATTCACACATATGAAGGTGGAACGCACGAAGCAGGATTTAAAACAGCTTTAACGCGTGTAATTAACGACTATGCACGTAAAAACAGCGTATTTAAAGACAGTGACGCCAATCTAACGGGTGAAGATGTTCGTGAAGGAATTACAGCTATCATCTCTATTAAGCACCCAGATCCGCAGTTCGAAGGACAAACAAAAACAAAGCTGGGAAATAGTGAAGCAAGAACAATTACTGACTCTGTGTTTGCAGAACACTTAGAAACTTACTTGCTAGAGAACCCTATTGTGGCGAAAAAGGTAATTGAAAAAGGTTTAATGGCTGCAAGAGCAAGAATGGCAGCTAAAAAAGCTCGTGAGCTTACACGCCGTAAAAGCGCGCTTGAAATTTCAAACTTACCGGGTAAATTAGCAGATTGTTCATCAAAAGATCCTTCTATTAGCGAACTCTATGTAGTAGAGGGTGACTCTGCCGGAGGTTCAGCTAAGCAGGGGAGAAGCCGTCATTTCCAAGCTATTTTGCCTTTACGTGGTAAAATTATCAACGTAGAGAAAGCGCGTTTAGATAAAATTTTATCTAATAACGAAATTCGTACAATCATTACCGCTCTAGGAACGGGTATTGGTGACGATTTTGATATTTCGAAAGCCCGCTACCATAAAATTGTGATTATGACAGATGCAGACGTAGACGGTGCGCATATTCGTACGCTTCTTCTAACGTTCTTCTATCGCTATATGAGACAGATTATTGAGCATGGATATGTATACATTGCCCAGCCGCCTCTTTACAAAGTTTCACAAGGTAAAAAAGTGGAGTACGCGTACAACGATCGTCAATTAGAAGAGGTATTAGCTTCTTTCCCTGAAGGCGTAAAACCAAACCTTCAGCGTTACAAAGGTTTAGGAGAGATGAATCCTGAACAATTATGGGAAACAACAATGGATCCAGAGTTTCGTACCCTTCTTCAGGTGAACTTGCAAGATGCAATTGAAGCTGATGAGACATTTGAAATTTTAATGGGCGACAAAGTAGAACCACGCCGTAATTTCATTGAAGAAAATGCTCAGTACGTAAAAAATCTCGATATTTAA
- the recF gene encoding DNA replication/repair protein RecF (All proteins in this family for which functions are known are DNA-binding proteins that assist the filamentation of RecA onto DNA for the initiation of recombination or recombinational repair.) — MYIKEITLTNYRNYTKTTIPFENKVNVILGENAQGKTNVMESIFVLSMAKSHRTSNDKELIKWDCEYAKLSGIVEKHRGPVTLDLVISTKGKKAKYNHIEQKKLSQYIGSINTVMFAPEDLNLVKGSPQVRRKFIDMEIGQVSPVYMHDLSRYQKILQQRNQYLKQLQTKKQTDLSLLDVLTLQLSEMAAKILKKRFEFLQLLQQWAEPIHKGISRDLETLKIEYKNSIDVSEDADLSKMLEAYHQKFDKIKSREIDRGVTLAGPHRDDLLFYVNEKDVQTFGSQGQQRTTALSLKLAEIELIHQEVGEYPILLLDDVLSELDDFRQSHLLNTIQGKVQTFVTTTSIEGIHHETLEKAATYHVEAGQIQKVK, encoded by the coding sequence TTGTATATTAAAGAAATTACTTTAACAAATTACCGAAACTATACGAAGACAACGATTCCTTTTGAAAATAAAGTAAACGTCATTTTGGGTGAAAACGCACAGGGTAAAACAAACGTGATGGAATCGATCTTCGTATTATCTATGGCTAAATCTCATCGTACATCCAACGATAAAGAATTAATTAAATGGGACTGTGAGTATGCAAAGCTATCGGGCATTGTAGAAAAGCATAGAGGGCCTGTTACACTGGATTTAGTCATCTCAACAAAAGGGAAAAAAGCAAAATATAATCATATTGAGCAGAAAAAACTCAGTCAATATATAGGATCAATTAACACTGTCATGTTTGCTCCGGAGGATTTGAACCTAGTTAAAGGGAGTCCGCAAGTAAGGCGCAAATTTATCGATATGGAAATTGGTCAAGTTTCGCCTGTTTACATGCATGATTTAAGCAGGTATCAAAAGATTTTGCAGCAAAGAAATCAATATTTGAAGCAGCTGCAGACAAAAAAACAAACGGATCTTTCACTTTTAGACGTACTTACGTTACAGTTAAGTGAAATGGCGGCGAAAATCCTAAAAAAACGTTTTGAGTTTTTACAGTTACTCCAACAGTGGGCAGAGCCTATTCATAAAGGGATCAGTCGAGACTTAGAAACATTAAAAATTGAGTATAAGAATTCAATTGATGTATCAGAAGATGCAGATTTGTCGAAAATGTTAGAAGCATATCATCAAAAGTTTGATAAAATAAAAAGTAGAGAAATTGATAGAGGTGTCACCTTAGCAGGACCACACCGTGATGATCTTCTTTTCTACGTTAATGAAAAAGACGTTCAAACATTTGGTTCACAAGGGCAACAGCGGACGACTGCTTTATCGTTAAAGCTTGCTGAAATTGAGTTGATTCATCAAGAAGTAGGTGAATATCCAATCTTGCTTTTAGACGACGTATTGTCTGAATTAGATGATTTTCGTCAATCACACTTGCTAAATACCATTCAAGGAAAAGTTCAGACGTTTGTAACGACAACGAGCATTGAAGGAATTCATCACGAGACCTTAGAAAAAGCCGCTACATATCACGTAGAAGCTGGCCAAATTCAAAAGGTCAAATAG
- the pdxS gene encoding pyridoxal 5'-phosphate synthase lyase subunit PdxS translates to MNNITGTDRVKRGMAEMQKGGVIMDVINAEQAKIAEAAGAVAVMALERVPADIRAAGGVSRMADPTIVEEVMNAVSIPVMAKARIGHIVEARVLEAMGVDYIDESEVLTPADEEFHLNKNTFTVPFVCGCRDLGEASRRIAEGAAMLRTKGEPGTGNIVEAVRHMRQVNAQVRKVVGMDEDELMTEAKLLGAPYELLLQIKHEGRLPVVNFAAGGVATPADAALMMQLGADGVFVGSGIFKSDNPEKFARAIVEATTHYQDYELIASLSKGLGSAMKGIEISSLLPENRMQERGW, encoded by the coding sequence ATGAATAACATTACAGGTACTGATCGTGTAAAACGAGGAATGGCGGAAATGCAAAAGGGTGGCGTTATCATGGACGTTATCAATGCAGAGCAAGCAAAAATTGCAGAAGCAGCAGGCGCTGTTGCTGTTATGGCATTAGAGCGTGTTCCAGCTGATATTCGTGCAGCAGGCGGCGTGTCTCGTATGGCAGATCCAACAATTGTTGAAGAAGTGATGAATGCTGTGTCCATTCCAGTTATGGCAAAAGCTCGTATTGGCCATATTGTTGAAGCACGCGTGCTAGAAGCGATGGGTGTAGACTACATCGATGAAAGTGAAGTGTTGACTCCAGCTGATGAGGAGTTTCATTTAAATAAAAATACATTTACGGTTCCATTTGTGTGCGGTTGCCGTGATCTTGGCGAAGCATCTCGTCGTATTGCTGAAGGAGCTGCAATGCTTCGTACAAAGGGCGAACCAGGGACAGGAAACATTGTGGAAGCAGTGCGTCATATGCGTCAAGTAAACGCTCAAGTACGTAAAGTTGTGGGCATGGACGAAGATGAGTTAATGACAGAAGCAAAACTATTAGGCGCGCCTTATGAGTTATTACTGCAAATTAAGCATGAAGGCCGCTTACCGGTTGTAAACTTTGCAGCAGGCGGTGTAGCAACACCAGCAGACGCAGCATTAATGATGCAGCTTGGAGCTGACGGCGTGTTCGTTGGATCAGGAATCTTCAAATCAGACAACCCTGAAAAATTTGCGCGTGCAATCGTGGAAGCAACAACACATTATCAAGACTATGAGCTTATTGCAAGCTTGTCAAAAGGATTAGGAAGTGCAATGAAAGGGATTGAAATTTCATCATTATTACCAGAAAACCGCATGCAAGAGCGTGGATGGTAA
- a CDS encoding serine hydrolase produces the protein MRNAVQKQLICVIAVMLMASVFFVSTQASAALKTDDIGVEADAAILVEASTGKVLYGKNTDALLGIASMTKMMTEYLVLESIKDKKLSWDQRVPVSKYAAKISQDYGLSNVPLIENQKYTVKELYDAMAIYSANGAAIALAEAVSDSEENFIKLMNETAKRLNMGESKFVNSTGLSNSLLKGMYPKGTKEEDENLLSARAVATLAYHLIHDYPESLEVAKTPSKMFRQGQQGETKMNNWNKMLPGFSAAYSGVDGLKTGHTDFAGQCFTGTAERNGVRYITVVMNAKENGKSTEAARFSQTKKILDYAFSHFQLKEVVPANGEIKGHETIDVAKGKSKEASVSPKDSVKIITEKGQKDHTKINFKLNDKVVNDQKVVAPIKKGEIVAYVSATNSNLKDLGYVGGQTTDSMTPVVTNESVEKAGWFSLAIRSIGNFFSDIWMNAANTVNNWF, from the coding sequence GTGAGAAACGCAGTACAGAAACAATTAATTTGTGTCATTGCTGTTATGTTAATGGCCAGCGTATTTTTTGTCTCTACACAAGCATCAGCTGCTCTTAAAACAGATGATATTGGCGTTGAAGCAGATGCAGCGATCTTAGTAGAGGCAAGTACGGGGAAAGTATTATACGGGAAAAATACGGATGCTTTATTAGGTATTGCAAGCATGACAAAAATGATGACGGAATACTTAGTATTAGAATCCATAAAAGATAAGAAATTATCTTGGGATCAACGTGTGCCAGTTAGTAAATATGCAGCTAAAATTTCTCAGGATTATGGATTATCAAATGTACCGTTAATTGAAAACCAAAAATACACGGTGAAAGAATTATATGATGCCATGGCTATTTATTCAGCTAATGGAGCTGCAATTGCTTTAGCTGAAGCTGTCAGCGATTCTGAAGAAAACTTTATTAAGTTAATGAATGAAACGGCAAAAAGATTAAATATGGGTGAATCAAAATTTGTCAATTCTACAGGTCTTTCTAATTCTTTGTTAAAAGGAATGTATCCAAAAGGAACGAAGGAAGAAGATGAGAACCTTCTATCGGCTCGGGCAGTTGCTACCCTTGCTTATCACTTAATTCATGATTATCCAGAATCTTTGGAAGTAGCTAAAACTCCTTCTAAGATGTTTAGACAAGGGCAACAAGGCGAAACAAAAATGAACAATTGGAATAAGATGCTCCCTGGTTTTTCAGCTGCCTACAGCGGTGTAGACGGATTAAAAACTGGTCATACAGATTTTGCAGGTCAATGTTTCACTGGGACTGCAGAGCGTAACGGGGTAAGATACATAACAGTTGTAATGAATGCTAAGGAAAACGGCAAGTCTACGGAAGCTGCTCGTTTTTCCCAAACGAAAAAGATATTGGATTATGCTTTTAGTCATTTTCAGTTAAAAGAAGTAGTGCCTGCTAACGGCGAGATTAAAGGGCATGAAACAATTGATGTTGCTAAAGGAAAATCAAAAGAAGCTTCCGTTTCTCCAAAAGATTCGGTAAAGATTATTACCGAAAAAGGTCAAAAAGATCATACTAAAATCAACTTTAAGTTAAACGATAAAGTTGTGAACGATCAAAAAGTTGTTGCTCCTATTAAAAAAGGAGAAATAGTTGCTTATGTGAGTGCAACAAACAGCAATCTCAAAGATCTAGGCTATGTAGGAGGTCAAACTACAGATAGCATGACGCCGGTTGTGACAAACGAATCTGTTGAAAAAGCTGGATGGTTCTCTCTTGCTATCCGTAGCATCGGTAACTTCTTCAGCGATATTTGGATGAATGCTGCAAATACAGTGAATAACTGGTTTTAA
- a CDS encoding YaaC family protein, producing MHKFNDVWTSYNLFFSVPFVQDFLKKRYQKLNYSDAEQHSFKNSYPFIYYLEHSKNYYQVAAQSPVSVQPVLLFYGMSQLLKACLLTQNPVYPENTAVLAHGVSTRKRKKQSYDFLDDEVKIQKSGLFSQVGEELFHVKQLEGSKYTMNYLLSCVPELDTLFSNLGTRSFSHLTTIGSLPATSLPIPEQVTRCYHMSHERLYSFLKERSRLSLSLSEDQVCILDPSSCLYNCSPFMYNFQDNTLHAPLKKDSCLYFPEMLAHYLLLYNLSMISRYETEWWYELLHTYSSKDYPFILRFLEVTAQKIPYLISCYLNEHTKKD from the coding sequence TTGCATAAATTTAATGATGTTTGGACGTCCTACAATTTATTTTTCTCCGTTCCTTTTGTACAAGACTTTTTAAAAAAGCGCTATCAAAAATTGAATTATAGCGATGCAGAGCAACATAGCTTTAAAAACAGTTACCCATTTATTTATTATTTGGAACACAGTAAAAATTATTATCAAGTTGCGGCACAATCTCCTGTATCAGTTCAACCAGTTTTATTATTTTATGGAATGTCACAGCTGTTAAAAGCCTGTTTGTTAACGCAAAACCCAGTATATCCAGAAAATACGGCGGTGTTAGCACATGGAGTATCAACACGAAAAAGAAAAAAACAAAGTTATGATTTTTTAGATGATGAAGTTAAGATCCAAAAAAGCGGTTTGTTTTCACAAGTAGGAGAAGAATTGTTTCATGTGAAACAACTGGAAGGTAGTAAATATACAATGAATTACCTGTTGTCTTGCGTACCTGAATTAGATACATTATTTTCAAATTTGGGTACTAGGTCATTTTCCCATTTAACAACTATTGGATCGCTTCCAGCTACCTCTTTGCCTATTCCTGAACAAGTTACACGTTGTTATCATATGAGTCACGAAAGGCTCTATTCTTTTTTAAAAGAGCGTTCCCGCCTATCATTGTCTCTGTCAGAAGATCAGGTATGTATTCTTGACCCTTCAAGCTGTTTATATAATTGTTCACCTTTTATGTACAATTTCCAAGATAACACGCTGCATGCACCGTTGAAAAAAGATAGCTGCTTATATTTCCCTGAGATGTTGGCACATTACTTATTACTTTATAATTTAAGTATGATTTCACGTTATGAAACAGAGTGGTGGTATGAATTATTGCATACATACTCTTCGAAAGATTACCCATTTATCTTGAGGTTCCTTGAGGTTACGGCTCAAAAGATTCCTTACTTAATTTCTTGTTACTTAAATGAACATACAAAAAAAGACTAG
- the gyrA gene encoding DNA gyrase subunit A: MSDKPNSQIREVNISQEMRASFLDYAMSVIVSRALPDVRDGLKPVHRRILYAMNDLGMGSDKPYKKSARIVGEVIGKYHPHGDSAVYETMVRMAQDFSYRYMLIDGHGNFGSVDGDAAAAMRYTEARMSKVSMELLRDINKDTIDYQDNYDGSEREPIVLPARFPNLLVNGSAGIAVGMATNIPPHQLGEVIDGVLAVSQDPDITIAELMEIIPGPDFPTAGQILGRSGIRKAYETGKGSIIVRAKVEIEEQSNGKQTIIVHELPYQVNKAKLIEKIAELARDKKIDGITDLRDESDRSGMRIVIEVRRDANANVLLNNLYKQTSLQTSFGINTLALVDGQPKVLNLKQCLQYYLDHQVVVIRRRTEFELRKAEARAHILEGLKIALDNLDAVIALIRGSQTTDIAREGLMTQFSLSEKQAQAILDMRLQRLTGLEREKIEAEYQSLLALIAELKAILADEEKVLEIIREELIEVKERFNDGRRTEIVSGGAEIIEDEDLIPRQDIVISLTHNGYIKRLPVSTYKSQRRGGRGIQGMNTNEDDFVEHLLTTSTHDTILFFTNKGKVYRTKGYEIPEYGRTAKGIPIINLLEVDKGEWVNAIIRVDEFVDDWYLFFTTKQGISKRTPLSSFENIRNSGLIALNLREEDELISVKLTDGKRDMVIGTKKGMLIRFNENDVRSMGRTATGVKGITLDSEDEVIGMEILEEQSDILIITKNGYGKRTPIEEYRVQTRGGKGLRTCNITDKNGDVVALKCVSQEEDIMLITVSGVLIRVSVSDISQMGRNTQGVKVIRLGDEEFVSTVAKVQTSEDEDEVLDELDEHEETDIIIEAEETEE; the protein is encoded by the coding sequence ATGTCAGATAAACCAAACTCTCAAATAAGAGAAGTAAATATTAGTCAAGAAATGCGCGCATCCTTTTTAGATTATGCAATGAGCGTAATTGTATCGCGTGCTTTACCAGATGTAAGAGACGGACTTAAGCCTGTGCACCGTCGTATTTTATATGCAATGAATGATTTAGGTATGGGATCGGATAAGCCATATAAAAAATCAGCTCGTATCGTAGGAGAAGTAATTGGTAAGTATCACCCACACGGTGACTCAGCTGTATATGAAACAATGGTTCGTATGGCACAAGATTTTAGCTATCGTTATATGCTAATTGACGGTCATGGAAACTTTGGATCTGTTGATGGAGATGCAGCAGCAGCTATGCGTTATACAGAAGCAAGAATGTCAAAAGTTTCGATGGAACTGTTACGTGACATCAATAAAGATACAATTGATTACCAAGATAACTATGACGGTTCTGAACGTGAACCAATTGTATTACCTGCTAGATTTCCAAATTTACTTGTAAACGGTTCAGCCGGAATTGCGGTAGGTATGGCGACAAATATTCCTCCGCATCAGTTAGGGGAAGTCATTGACGGCGTTTTAGCTGTAAGTCAAGACCCTGATATCACAATTGCAGAGTTAATGGAGATTATTCCAGGCCCGGATTTCCCAACTGCAGGACAAATTCTTGGCCGCAGCGGAATTCGTAAAGCTTATGAAACTGGAAAAGGTTCTATTATTGTTCGCGCAAAAGTAGAAATTGAAGAACAAAGCAATGGTAAACAAACTATTATTGTTCATGAACTTCCATACCAAGTAAATAAAGCAAAGCTAATTGAAAAAATTGCCGAGCTAGCTCGTGATAAGAAGATTGATGGAATTACGGATTTACGAGATGAGTCTGACCGTTCGGGTATGCGTATTGTTATTGAAGTAAGACGTGATGCAAATGCAAATGTTTTATTAAACAACTTATATAAGCAGACATCTCTTCAAACAAGTTTTGGTATTAATACCCTTGCATTAGTAGATGGACAGCCAAAAGTATTGAACTTGAAGCAATGTCTACAGTACTACTTAGACCATCAGGTAGTGGTTATTCGTCGTCGTACTGAATTTGAACTTCGAAAAGCAGAAGCACGTGCGCATATTTTAGAAGGTTTAAAGATCGCCCTGGATAATCTAGATGCTGTTATTGCTTTAATTAGAGGTTCTCAAACTACAGATATTGCACGTGAAGGATTAATGACGCAGTTTTCTTTATCTGAAAAACAAGCGCAAGCTATTTTGGATATGCGCCTACAGCGTTTAACAGGATTAGAGCGAGAGAAGATTGAAGCGGAATATCAATCTTTATTAGCGCTAATTGCTGAATTAAAAGCTATTTTAGCAGATGAAGAAAAAGTACTAGAAATTATTAGAGAAGAACTAATAGAAGTAAAAGAAAGATTCAATGACGGCCGTCGAACAGAAATCGTAAGCGGAGGAGCTGAAATTATCGAAGACGAGGATCTGATTCCTCGCCAAGATATTGTTATTAGCTTAACGCACAACGGCTATATTAAACGTTTGCCTGTTTCTACGTATAAGAGTCAGCGAAGAGGCGGACGAGGTATTCAAGGAATGAATACAAACGAAGATGATTTCGTTGAACATCTTCTAACAACATCTACTCATGATACGATTCTCTTCTTTACAAATAAGGGAAAAGTCTATCGGACAAAAGGATACGAAATTCCAGAGTACGGAAGAACGGCTAAAGGGATACCTATTATTAACTTGTTAGAAGTAGACAAAGGTGAGTGGGTAAATGCCATCATTCGCGTCGATGAATTTGTAGACGATTGGTATCTATTCTTTACTACAAAACAAGGAATTTCTAAGCGTACACCTTTATCTTCTTTTGAGAACATTCGAAATAGCGGTCTTATCGCTTTGAATTTAAGAGAAGAAGATGAATTGATTTCTGTTAAATTGACAGATGGTAAGCGCGATATGGTTATTGGAACGAAGAAGGGTATGTTAATTCGTTTTAATGAAAATGATGTTCGTTCAATGGGACGTACGGCTACTGGAGTTAAAGGGATCACTCTCGATTCAGAAGATGAAGTAATCGGTATGGAGATTCTCGAAGAACAATCAGATATCTTGATCATTACGAAAAATGGTTACGGAAAACGTACGCCGATTGAGGAATATCGTGTACAAACAAGAGGCGGTAAAGGTTTAAGAACATGTAATATCACTGATAAAAATGGTGATGTTGTCGCACTGAAATGCGTATCTCAAGAAGAAGATATTATGCTTATCACAGTAAGCGGCGTTCTTATCCGTGTTTCTGTTTCAGATATTTCACAAATGGGCCGTAACACACAAGGTGTCAAAGTCATCCGTTTAGGAGACGAAGAGTTTGTTTCAACGGTTGCAAAAGTACAAACTTCAGAAGATGAAGACGAAGTATTAGATGAATTAGATGAACATGAAGAGACAGATATAATAATTGAAGCTGAAGAAACGGAAGAATAA
- the guaB gene encoding IMP dehydrogenase: MWESKFSKEGLTFDDVLLVPAKSEVLPKDVDMSVELTKTLKLKVPFISAGMDTVTEAEMAIAMARQGGLGIIHKNMSIEQQAEQVDKVKRSESGVITDPFFLTPENQVFAAEHLMGKYRISGVPIVNNEEEQKLVGILTNRDLRFIQDYSMQIADVMTKEELVTAPVGTTLEEAEKILQQYKIEKLPLVDDNGVLKGLITIKDIEKVIEFPNAAKDQQGRLLVGAAVGVTADSNVRIEKLVQAGVDVIVIDTAHGHSQGVLDTVRSIREAYPELNIIAGNVATAEGTKALIEAGANVVKVGIGPGSICTTRVVAGVGVPQITAVYDCATEARKHGVAIIADGGIKYSGDIVKALAAGGHTVMLGSLLAGTTESPGETEIYQGRRFKVYRGMGSVGAMEKGSKDRYFQEDNKKLVPEGIEGRLPYKGPVADTLYQMIGGLRAGMGYCGSANLEALREQAQFIRMTGAGLRESHPHDVQITKESPNYSMR; the protein is encoded by the coding sequence ATGTGGGAAAGCAAATTTTCTAAAGAAGGCTTAACATTTGATGACGTTTTACTGGTGCCAGCAAAATCTGAGGTACTACCTAAAGACGTGGATATGAGTGTTGAACTAACAAAAACATTAAAATTAAAGGTGCCGTTCATCAGTGCAGGAATGGATACAGTTACAGAAGCTGAAATGGCTATTGCGATGGCTAGACAAGGTGGTCTAGGTATCATTCACAAAAACATGTCGATTGAACAGCAAGCAGAACAAGTTGATAAAGTAAAACGTTCTGAAAGTGGTGTTATCACGGATCCTTTCTTTTTAACTCCTGAAAACCAAGTATTTGCTGCTGAACATTTAATGGGCAAATATCGTATCTCAGGTGTGCCGATTGTGAACAACGAAGAAGAACAAAAACTAGTTGGAATCCTTACAAACCGCGACTTGCGTTTCATTCAAGATTATTCAATGCAAATTGCTGATGTAATGACAAAAGAAGAATTAGTTACTGCTCCAGTAGGAACGACTTTAGAAGAAGCGGAGAAAATTCTACAGCAATACAAAATTGAAAAGTTACCTCTTGTAGATGACAATGGCGTATTAAAAGGTCTTATCACAATTAAAGACATTGAAAAAGTAATTGAGTTTCCAAATGCAGCTAAAGATCAACAAGGTCGATTATTAGTTGGAGCAGCTGTTGGCGTAACAGCTGATTCAAACGTTCGTATCGAAAAATTAGTACAAGCTGGCGTTGATGTTATCGTTATTGATACAGCGCATGGACATTCACAAGGCGTTTTAGATACGGTACGCAGCATTCGCGAGGCATATCCAGAGTTAAATATTATTGCTGGTAACGTAGCAACTGCTGAAGGTACAAAAGCATTAATTGAAGCGGGAGCAAACGTAGTAAAAGTAGGAATTGGACCTGGTTCAATTTGTACAACTCGTGTTGTAGCTGGTGTAGGCGTTCCACAAATTACAGCAGTATATGACTGTGCAACTGAAGCTCGTAAGCACGGTGTAGCTATTATCGCAGATGGCGGTATTAAATACTCTGGAGATATCGTAAAAGCACTTGCAGCTGGTGGACATACAGTAATGCTAGGAAGCCTTCTAGCAGGAACGACAGAAAGTCCTGGAGAAACAGAAATCTACCAAGGTAGACGCTTTAAAGTGTACCGTGGAATGGGCTCTGTAGGAGCTATGGAAAAAGGAAGTAAAGATCGATACTTCCAAGAAGATAATAAAAAATTAGTTCCAGAAGGTATCGAAGGCCGTTTGCCTTACAAAGGACCTGTAGCAGATACTTTATATCAAATGATTGGCGGTTTACGCGCAGGAATGGGTTACTGTGGTTCAGCTAACTTAGAAGCCTTACGTGAACAGGCACAATTCATTCGTATGACTGGAGCAGGTTTAAGAGAAAGTCACCCACATGATGTACAAATCACAAAAGAATCTCCTAACTATTCTATGAGATAA
- the yaaA gene encoding S4 domain-containing protein YaaA, which produces MKTEVKISTEYITLGQFLKLADVIQTGGMVKWFLSEHEVYVNGELEERRGRKLYANDEVDIPAAGSFVVIT; this is translated from the coding sequence ATGAAAACAGAGGTTAAAATTTCAACTGAATACATTACGCTTGGCCAGTTTTTAAAACTAGCAGACGTCATTCAAACAGGTGGAATGGTAAAATGGTTTTTAAGTGAGCACGAAGTATATGTGAACGGGGAGCTAGAAGAGCGCCGCGGACGTAAATTATATGCAAATGACGAAGTGGATATACCGGCTGCAGGATCATTTGTTGTTATTACTTAA